The Coffea eugenioides isolate CCC68of chromosome 8, Ceug_1.0, whole genome shotgun sequence genome has a segment encoding these proteins:
- the LOC113779242 gene encoding NADH dehydrogenase [ubiquinone] iron-sulfur protein 7, mitochondrial-like: protein MALLARNANRLGLTTASYQRAAGLASIHTTLPTASSQQSSAAPTTYARAPPPSTSSPTGLPKAAEYVISKVDDLMNWARRGSIWPMTFGLACCAVEMMHTGAARYDMDRFGIIFRPSPRQSDCMIVAGTLTNKMAPALRKVYDQMPEPRWVISMGSCANGGGYYHYSYSVVRGCDRIVPVDIYVPGCPPSAEALLYGLLQLQKKINRRKDFLHWWTK from the exons ATGGCTCTCTTAGCTCGAAACGCGAATCGCCTGGGGCTAACGACGGCGTCGTATCAGAGAGCGGCAGGTTTAGCCTCAATCCACACTACCCTTCCGACAGCCTCTTCTCAACAGTCCTCGGCGGCACCGACGACCTACGCACGTGCGCCTCCTCCCTCAACTTCGTCCCCGACGGGCCTGCCCAAGGCAGCTGAATATGTGATCTCAAAGGTGGATGATCTCATGAACTGGGCCCGCCGTGGATCCATCTGGCCCATGACATTCGGGCTGGCTTGCTGTGCCGTCGAAATGATGCACACCGGCGCCGCCCGCTACGACATGGACCGATTTGGGATCATCTTTAGGCCTAGCCCTAGGCAGTCCGATTGCATGATTGTTGCTGGTACTCTCACCAATAAGATGGCTCCTGCTCTTCGCAA GGTCTATGATCAAATGCCTGAGCCTAGGTGGGTCATATCAATGGGAAGCTGTGCAAATGGCGGGGGATACTATCATTATTCCTATTCTGTTGTTAGAGGTTGTGACAGGATCGTGCCAGTTGACATTTATGTCCCTGGTTGCCCGCCATCTGCAGAGGCTCTTCTTTATGGACTTCTCCAGCTGCAGAAGAAAATCAATAGGCGCAAGGATTTCCTTCATTGGTGGACAAAATAA
- the LOC113779633 gene encoding far upstream element-binding protein 1 gives MAEELQYGSDSLSNKRKYEDSQAALPSRSRPTGFSAPISSQSPPDSKQPPAYNTVPPPMDEIQLAKQKAQEIAARLFNNVDPSKKPRVDNGGSGGYDSIEPVVQKPLSGAPSVPSSYGYPGLSKKIEIPNGRVGVIIGKGGETIKYLQLQSGAKIQVTRDMDADPHSLTRGVELMGTPDQITKAEQLINDVLNEADAGGSGIVSRRVTGQPAGADQFVMQIPNNKVGLVIGKGGDTIKNMQARTGARIQVIPLHLPPGDTSTERTLQIDGTSEQIEAAKQLVNEVIAENRMRNSSMGGGYPQQGYQARPPASWAPPGPPMQQPGYGYLQPGAYPGPAPQYNMNQPPYPGYPPQPTSGGYTSGWDQTTAPSNQQNAQGGGYDYYSQQQPPQQQQAPGGPGGPTDNSAYGYNQAPASGYSQGQGYPQDGYGGYQSTVPQSGYAQSQPNAVPGYDQQQGYHSASGYGSVSNPPTDGHTPSYGTQADASQAPPVQSSATGQQGYAAGQQPSPNPNYPPQGAAQPGYGVPPTSQAGYGTQQPSGYGSSYGPPQTQKPPTSQPAYGQTQQSPTAQGGYGQPGYPPAQSGYGPPSTGYGAPASQPGYGAPASQSGYGAPPYGGPPASQSNYGQQATYSSAYSGGYSNSQQPPAYSSDGSSGGNPRGAYDSTTASQASQQPSGVSKASPQE, from the exons ATGGCGGAAGAATTGCAGTACGGTTCGGACTCACTCTCCAATAAGAGGAAGTACGAAGACAGCCAAGCGGCTCTTCCGTCTAGGAGCCGACCGACTGGATTTTCTGCTCCGATCTCTTCTCAGTCGCCTCCGGACTCCAAGCAGCCTCCGGCTTACAACACCGTCCCACCGCCTATGGATGAGATCCAGCTTGCTAAACAGAAAGCTCAGGAAATTGCTGCCAGGCTCTTTAACAACGTTGATCCTAGCAAGAAGCCTAGGGTTGATAACGGTGGCAGTGGTGGATATGACTCCATAGAAC CTGTGGTTCAAAAGCCCTTGAGTGGTGCTCCTTCAGTGCCAAGTTCATACGGGTATCCTGGTCTAAGTAAGAAGATAGAGATACCTAATGGACGGGTTGGAGTGATTATTGGTAAAGGTGGGGAGACCATTAAGTACCTTCAGCTTCAGTCTGGTGCAAAGATTCAAGTTACCAGGGATATGGACGCAGACCCTCATTCTCTGACTCGAGGGGTTGAGCTGATGGGTACCCCTGATCAGATTACAAAAGCTGAGCAATTAATTAATGATGTCCTTAATGAG GCTGATGCAGGTGGTTCAGGCATAGTTTCTCGAAGGGTAACTGGACAACCAGCTGGAGCTGATCAATTTGTCATGCAGATTCCAAATAACAAG GTTGGACTTGTTATTGGTAAAGGAGGTGATACCATAAAAAACATGCAAGCCAGAACCGGTGCTCGGATTCAG GTGATACCGTTACACTTGCCCCCAGGTGATACATCCACTGAAAGGACACTACAAATTGATGGCACTAGCGAACAGATTGAGGCTGCAAAACAATTGGTCAATGAAGTCATCGCTGAG AATCGTATGCGTAATTCTTCTATGGGAGGAGGTTATCCTCAGCAAGGTTACCAAGCTCGGCCTCCTGCAAGCTGGGCTCCTCCTGGTCCACCAATGCAACAACCTGGCTATGGTTACCTTCAGCCTGGAGCTTACCCTGGCCCTGCTCCTCAGTATAACATGAATCAGCCACCTTACCCTGGTTATCCCCCTCAACCTACCTCTGGTGGATATACCTCTGGCTGGGACCAGACAACTGCTCCATCAAATCAGCAGAATGCTCAGGGAGGTGGCTATGATTACTATAGCCAGCAGCAGCCTCCACAGCAACAGCAGGCTCCGGGAGGTCCTGGTGGTCCTACAGACAATTCTGCCTATGGTTATAATCAGGCTCCAGCTTCAGGTTATAGTCAAGGGCAAGGTTATCCTCAGGATGGTTATGGGGGATACCAATCTACTGTCCCTCAATCTGGATATGCTCAATCCCAGCCAAATGCTGTACCTGGGTATGATCAGCAACAAGGTTATCATTCTGCATCTGGATATGGTAGTGTATCAAACCCACCAACTGATGGCCATACACCTTCGTATGGAACTCAAGCTGATGCCAGCCAAGCTCCACCTGTGCAGTCATCTGCTACTGGCCAGCAAGGTTATGCTGCTGGTCAGCAGCCAAGTCCTAATCCTAATTACCCTCCGCAAGGAGCTGCCCAGCCTGGTTATGGAGTACCTCCAACTTCCCAAGCTGGTTATGGGACTCAGCAACCGTCAGGTTATGGCTCAAGCTATGGGCCCCCGCAGACTCAAAAGCCTCCTACTAGTCAACCAGCTTATGGGCAAACTCAGCAGTCACCTACTGCCCAAGGAGGTTATGGCCAGCCTGGGTACCCACCTGCTCAATCTGGTTATGGACCACCATCGACTGGTTATGGAGCCCCTGCATCTCAGCCAGGATATGGAGCCCCTGCATCTCAGTCAGGATATGGAGCCCCGCCTTATGGCGGACCACCAGCGTCTCAATCTAACTACGGGCAGCAGGCAACGTACAGCAGTGCTTATAGTGGTGGTTACTCCAACTCCCAGCAACCACCAGCATACTCTTCTGATGGCAGTTCAGGTGGCAATCCCCGGGGAGCATATGATTCAACTACAGCGTCTCAGGCTAGCCAGCAGCCAAGCGGGGTCTCAAAAGCCTCGCCTCAGGAATGA